The Eleutherodactylus coqui strain aEleCoq1 chromosome 6, aEleCoq1.hap1, whole genome shotgun sequence genome window below encodes:
- the LOC136633204 gene encoding C-C chemokine receptor type 3-like: MIVFPELSPAERQKTISTSPGVLRGSSCYRQCLAVVATMSDQGQMDNSSALSTTFMTPDYDEEIVTICNKMNSNNFGASVVPVFFYLVFMLSVLGNGLILYLLLKFENIKTVTNFFILNLVLSDLLFTLPLPFWGYYHSDQWIFGMTSCRMLASMFYIGFYSSILFLTMMTVDRYMAVVHAIYAARTRNTFYVYTVSGTVWAISFLSTIPKFKLYRTREDTFYEMTLCEEMGYTLDEMNTWKLVGYYQQLVMFYVLPLIIILYCYTMIVIKLHFSKMHDKHKAIKLIFLIVVAFFLCWTPYSVIIFIKALQISRDSFDNDCDETIDYAFFICRNIAYFHCCINPFFYTFVGTKFRRHLSLMLGRWAMCGSRYRMSSLSSKMSEYSPQTIYE; this comes from the coding sequence ATGATTGTATTTCCTGAACTGAGCCCTGCGGAGAGGCAGAAGACAATTTCTACTTCTCCAGGAGTCTTGAGAGGTTCTTCGTGTTATCGGCAGTGTCTGGCAGTGGTGGCTACGATGTCAGACCAGGGGCAGATGGACAACTCTTCTGCACTGTCCACCACCTTCATGACCCCCGACTATGATGAAGAAATCGTCACCATTTGCAATAAAATGAACAGCAACAATTTTGGGGCTTCAGTGGTGCCTGTCTTCTTCTACCTGGTCTTCATGCTCAGTGTTTTGGGTAACGGCCTCATCTTATACCTTCTTCTGAAGTTTGAGAACATTAAGACGGTGACCAACTTCTTCATCCTTAACCTGGTGCTCTCAGACTTGTTGTTCACCCTCCCGCTGCCCTTCTGGGGTTACTACCACAGCGACCAGTGGATATTCGGGATGACATCTTGCAGGATGTTGGCCTCCATGTTCTACATTGGCTTCTACAGCTCTATCTTGTTCTTGACCATGATGACGGTGGATCGCTACATGGCGGTGGTTCATGCCATCTATGCTGCCAGGACCAGGAACACTTTCTACGTCTACACGGTCAGCGGCACGGTTTGGGCCATCAGCTTCTTATCCACTATCCCCAAGTTCAAGCTGTATAGGACAAGAGAGGACACATTTTATGAGATGACTCTATGCGAGGAGATGGGGTACACTTTGGATGAGATGAATACCTGGAAGCTGGTGGGCTACTATCAGCAGCTGGTTATGTTCTACGTGTTGCCGCTTATCATCATCTTGTACTGTTACACAATGATCGTCATCAAGCTACACTTTTCGAAGATGCACGACAAACACAAAGCGATCAAGCTGATCTTCTTGATTGTGGTGGCATTCTTCCTCTGCTGGACGCCATATAGCGTCATCATTTTCATCAAGGCCTTGCAGATCTCCAGGGATTCCTTCGATAACGACTGTGATGAAACCATTGACTATGCGTTTTTCATTTGCCGCAACATCGCCTACTTCCACTGCTGCATCAACCCGTTCTTCTACACATTTGTAGGAACCAAGTTCCGGCGACACCTGTCCCTGATGCTGGGGAGATGGGCCATGTGCGGCTCCAGGTACCGGATGTCCAGCCTAAGCAGCAAGATGAGCGAGTACTCCCCACAGACCATCTATGAGTGA